The following are encoded together in the Pirellulales bacterium genome:
- a CDS encoding acyl-CoA dehydrogenase family protein, translating to MHYNTQISTADDPALDQLCLALAARADALDTSGDWPAEQLDLCRRFGVNRWFVGPEWGGAGWSELDLMRGLMRLSSACLATTFVLTQPLGVCRRLTVCENHALRDDLLPKLAGGEVFATVGISHLTTSRRHLAKPVLAARQSDEGFVLNGSIPWVTGAVRADYVLTGATLDDGRQILTMLPTNLPGFTVGEPARLVGLTATMTGGAECRDVLVDRRWLLAGPTENVLSGKGAGTGGVQTSALALGLAAGALDYLEREAALRADLMAPAASLREVHSELEAELLTLAAGGEGCSPDELRSRANSLALRATQGALTAAKGSGYVLGHPAGRWCREALFFLVWSCPQPVMAAALCELAGLSD from the coding sequence ATGCATTACAACACCCAAATCAGTACCGCTGACGACCCCGCCCTCGACCAGCTTTGCCTTGCCCTTGCGGCGCGCGCCGACGCACTCGATACGTCGGGCGACTGGCCGGCGGAGCAGCTTGACCTTTGTCGACGATTTGGCGTCAATCGCTGGTTCGTCGGCCCGGAGTGGGGCGGCGCGGGGTGGAGCGAGCTCGATCTGATGCGGGGCTTGATGCGGCTCAGCTCCGCATGTCTGGCCACAACGTTCGTGCTTACCCAGCCGCTGGGCGTCTGCCGGCGACTGACGGTCTGCGAGAACCATGCGTTGCGCGACGACCTGCTGCCGAAGCTGGCCGGCGGCGAAGTGTTCGCGACCGTCGGCATTTCGCACCTCACGACCAGCCGCCGGCATCTGGCCAAGCCGGTGCTGGCTGCCCGGCAGAGCGACGAGGGATTTGTGCTCAACGGTTCGATCCCCTGGGTCACCGGCGCCGTGCGGGCCGACTACGTGCTCACCGGGGCCACGCTCGACGACGGCCGGCAGATTCTGACCATGCTGCCCACGAACCTGCCGGGCTTCACCGTCGGCGAACCTGCTCGGCTGGTGGGACTCACCGCCACGATGACCGGCGGTGCCGAATGCCGCGATGTGCTCGTCGATCGCCGCTGGCTGCTGGCGGGACCGACCGAGAACGTGCTGTCGGGCAAAGGCGCGGGGACCGGCGGCGTGCAAACCTCGGCCCTGGCTCTCGGTCTGGCGGCGGGAGCACTCGATTATCTGGAGCGCGAGGCGGCCCTGCGTGCCGATCTGATGGCGCCGGCCGCCAGTTTGCGCGAAGTACACTCGGAGCTCGAAGCGGAGCTGTTGACCTTGGCGGCGGGCGGCGAGGGGTGTTCGCCCGACGAACTTCGCTCGCGGGCCAACAGCCTGGCGCTGCGGGCCACACAGGGAGCATTGACGGCGGCCAAGGGGAGCGGATATGTCTTAGGCCATCCGGCAGGCCGCTGGTGCCGGGAGGCGTTGTTCTTTTTGGTTTGGAGCTGCCCGCAGCCGGTGATGGCCGCAGCACTGTGCGAGCTGGCCGGCCTGAGTGATTAA
- a CDS encoding YkgJ family cysteine cluster protein yields MPLRTPQIRREQVPPDDCLCNYCSAKCCKYFALPIDKPTTHKDFDYIRWYLLHDAATVFVEGEQWYLLVHTRCKHLQHDNRCGIYETRPNICREYSTESCEYEDDYVYDRYFETPEQVAEYVEAVLPPRSRDQFRSRRPPLLNVISP; encoded by the coding sequence ATGCCATTACGAACTCCCCAGATTCGCCGCGAACAAGTTCCGCCGGACGACTGTCTGTGCAATTACTGCTCGGCCAAGTGCTGCAAGTATTTCGCCCTGCCGATCGACAAGCCGACGACGCACAAGGATTTCGACTACATCCGCTGGTACTTGCTGCACGACGCGGCCACGGTGTTCGTCGAGGGCGAGCAGTGGTATCTGCTGGTCCACACCCGCTGCAAGCATCTGCAACACGACAATCGCTGCGGCATTTACGAGACGCGGCCCAACATCTGCCGCGAGTACTCGACTGAGAGCTGCGAATATGAAGACGATTACGTGTACGACCGCTATTTCGAAACGCCGGAGCAGGTGGCGGAATACGTCGAGGCCGTGCTGCCGCCCCGCAGCCGCGATCAGTTCCGCAGCCGCCGGCCCCCTTTGCTGAATGTGATCTCGCCGTGA
- the hisS gene encoding histidine--tRNA ligase: MTKAQRIEPRTLKGFRDYLPDAMMARERLIDTARRVYRSYGFSPIDTPALEYLEILTGKGGEETDKQLYRFEDHGGRWVGLRFDLTVPLARFIAQHASELGTPFKRYHIATVWRGENTQRGRYREFMQCDFDTIGTRSPVADVETALVIHDLMRAIGFEAFTIRVNNRMVLNGLLQRLGLADKSGAVLRALDKLAKIGREAVAEEMQSVAGATAEQANDVLRLSELSGSNEDVLRQLEPLVAGSDVGQEGVGRLAELLAAAEAGGVPRERLRLDVSIARGLDYYTGTIFETFLDQLSGIGSICSGGRYDNLASLYTNQELPGIGASLGLDRLLAAMEELGMLTKVTTPAEVLVVYFVAERLHDYLRLAARLRAAGLGVEVYPEAKKIGQQLKYADRRGFKVAVIAGEDELAAGNCQIKNLASGESTTVPLAGDVAGAVKSALQ, from the coding sequence GTGACCAAAGCCCAACGCATCGAGCCGCGCACGCTCAAAGGATTTCGCGACTACCTGCCCGACGCCATGATGGCCCGCGAGCGGCTGATCGACACGGCCCGGCGGGTCTATCGCTCCTACGGCTTCAGCCCCATCGACACGCCGGCGCTGGAATACCTGGAAATCCTCACGGGCAAAGGCGGCGAAGAGACCGACAAGCAGCTTTACCGCTTCGAGGACCACGGCGGACGCTGGGTCGGGCTGCGGTTCGACCTGACGGTGCCCCTGGCCCGCTTCATCGCACAGCACGCCAGTGAGCTGGGCACGCCCTTCAAGCGTTATCACATCGCCACGGTGTGGCGTGGCGAGAACACGCAGCGCGGCCGCTACCGCGAGTTTATGCAGTGCGATTTCGACACGATCGGCACGCGCTCTCCGGTGGCTGACGTCGAGACGGCGCTGGTGATCCACGACCTGATGCGGGCCATCGGCTTCGAGGCGTTTACGATTCGCGTCAACAACCGCATGGTGCTCAATGGCCTGTTGCAGCGATTGGGCCTGGCCGACAAGTCGGGAGCGGTCCTGCGAGCGCTCGACAAACTCGCCAAAATCGGTCGTGAAGCGGTGGCTGAGGAGATGCAGAGTGTGGCGGGAGCTACCGCCGAGCAGGCCAACGACGTGCTGCGTTTGTCGGAGTTGAGCGGGTCGAACGAAGACGTGTTGCGGCAGCTTGAGCCGCTGGTGGCCGGCAGCGACGTCGGGCAAGAGGGCGTCGGCCGGCTGGCCGAGCTGCTGGCGGCCGCGGAGGCCGGCGGCGTGCCGCGCGAGCGTCTGCGGCTCGATGTTTCGATCGCCCGCGGCCTCGACTACTACACCGGCACGATCTTCGAGACGTTTTTAGACCAGCTTTCCGGCATCGGCAGCATCTGCTCGGGCGGACGTTATGATAACCTGGCGAGCCTTTACACCAACCAGGAACTGCCAGGCATCGGGGCCTCGCTGGGGCTCGACCGATTGCTGGCGGCGATGGAAGAGCTAGGGATGCTGACCAAGGTCACGACGCCGGCGGAGGTGCTGGTTGTCTATTTTGTCGCCGAGCGGCTGCACGATTATCTACGGTTGGCAGCCCGGTTGCGTGCGGCGGGTTTGGGGGTCGAGGTTTATCCTGAAGCCAAGAAGATCGGCCAGCAATTAAAGTATGCCGACCGCCGGGGTTTCAAGGTGGCGGTCATCGCCGGCGAAGACGAGCTGGCAGCCGGCAACTGCCAGATCAAAAACCTGGCCAGCGGCGAGAGCACGACGGTGCCGTTGGCGGGCGATGTAGCGGGGGCGGTCAAGAGCGCTTTGCAGTAG
- a CDS encoding HYExAFE family protein: protein MANRDNHYEAAFEAYLRARQIPYVAVDESRRSLLADASIKSLDYIVSSTNGNTWLVDVKGRRFPSGMRKQYWKNWSTRDDLVSMAQWERLFGERFRAVFVFAYAILGDRAPLPREQLFEFREALYAFVGIRLEQYAFYAKQISPRWDTVAMPYERFRELAEPMDRLL from the coding sequence ATGGCCAATCGAGACAACCATTACGAAGCCGCCTTCGAAGCCTATCTCCGGGCACGGCAGATACCCTACGTGGCCGTCGATGAAAGCCGCCGCAGCCTGCTGGCCGACGCCTCGATCAAAAGCCTGGACTACATCGTCTCGTCGACCAATGGCAACACCTGGCTGGTCGATGTCAAAGGACGGCGGTTCCCGTCGGGCATGCGCAAGCAGTATTGGAAGAACTGGTCGACGCGCGACGACCTGGTGAGCATGGCCCAATGGGAGCGGCTGTTCGGCGAACGCTTCAGGGCCGTGTTCGTGTTCGCCTACGCCATCCTCGGCGACCGCGCACCGCTGCCCCGCGAGCAACTTTTCGAGTTTCGCGAAGCACTGTATGCCTTTGTCGGCATCCGGCTGGAACAATACGCCTTTTACGCCAAGCAGATCTCGCCGCGCTGGGATACTGTGGCCATGCCCTACGAGCGGTTCCGTGAGTTGGCTGAGCCGATGGACCGGCTGCTGTGA
- a CDS encoding formylmethanofuran dehydrogenase subunit B, translated as MPRHTVEDATCTYCTCLCDDIVLDVEDNRIVAARNACALGREWFTRPRDETHPPCTVDSREATAEEAYQRAVEILTSARAPLVYGLTETTSEAQRVAVAIADWLGATLDTGTSMGHAPSVLALQRTGKVTCTLGEIANRSNLIVFWGTNCAETHPRLYSKYTALAEGMFVPRGRADRTCVAIDVRPTATSAAADRFLQIKPDADFEALWILRALLKEIELDADDVLRQTGVPLDSWRDLIQRMKQARYGTFIMGMGLMHSRGRHLNCEALFLLTRELNAFTRFVTRSVRARGNVTGGDKLVGWRTGFAYAVNLARGYPRYNPGEYTAQEVLTRGEADAALIVAADPFETFSRDACRSLRSIPSIYVGPPDTAAARDATVAFATATYGIHTAGTVYRMDDVPLRLRPALTSRYPSDYDVLAQIERRILQRQKSGRGE; from the coding sequence ATGCCTCGCCACACCGTCGAAGACGCCACCTGCACTTATTGCACCTGCTTATGCGACGACATCGTGCTCGACGTGGAAGACAACCGCATCGTCGCCGCCCGGAACGCTTGTGCCCTGGGCCGTGAGTGGTTTACGCGGCCGCGAGACGAAACGCATCCGCCCTGCACTGTCGACAGCCGCGAGGCCACGGCGGAAGAAGCCTATCAGCGGGCGGTCGAAATCCTCACGTCCGCCCGTGCTCCGCTGGTCTATGGCCTGACGGAAACCACCAGCGAGGCCCAACGCGTGGCGGTGGCCATCGCCGATTGGCTCGGCGCCACGCTCGACACCGGCACCAGCATGGGGCACGCACCCAGCGTGCTGGCCCTGCAGCGCACCGGCAAAGTCACCTGCACGCTGGGCGAGATCGCCAATCGCAGCAACTTGATCGTGTTCTGGGGCACGAACTGCGCCGAAACCCATCCGCGGCTCTACTCGAAATACACCGCCCTGGCCGAGGGAATGTTTGTTCCCCGCGGCCGCGCCGACCGCACCTGCGTGGCGATCGACGTGCGCCCCACCGCGACCTCCGCGGCGGCCGATCGGTTCTTGCAGATCAAGCCGGATGCCGATTTCGAGGCCCTCTGGATCCTGCGAGCGCTGCTCAAAGAAATCGAACTCGACGCCGACGATGTGCTGCGGCAAACCGGCGTGCCGTTGGACTCTTGGCGCGACCTGATTCAACGCATGAAGCAGGCCCGGTATGGCACGTTCATCATGGGCATGGGGCTGATGCACTCCCGCGGCCGTCATCTCAATTGCGAGGCACTCTTTCTTTTGACGCGCGAGCTGAACGCCTTTACGCGCTTCGTGACTCGCTCGGTGCGTGCCCGCGGCAACGTGACCGGCGGCGACAAGCTGGTCGGTTGGCGGACCGGCTTTGCTTACGCGGTGAACCTGGCACGGGGCTATCCGCGTTACAATCCGGGCGAATATACGGCCCAAGAGGTACTGACCCGCGGCGAAGCCGATGCCGCACTGATCGTGGCCGCCGATCCTTTCGAGACGTTCAGCCGCGATGCCTGCCGGTCGTTGCGGTCGATTCCTTCTATCTATGTCGGCCCGCCGGACACAGCCGCCGCCCGCGATGCCACCGTCGCCTTTGCAACAGCCACTTACGGCATCCACACAGCCGGCACGGTCTATCGCATGGACGACGTTCCTTTGCGCTTGCGGCCCGCGCTAACCAGCCGCTATCCCAGCGACTACGACGTGCTTGCACAGATCGAGCGGCGGATCTTGCAGCGCCAGAAAAGCGGCCGGGGCGAATGA
- a CDS encoding fatty acid CoA ligase family protein, translated as MSDVVNVAARLARQAQARPDATAVIEAAGCDRSGKRRYHRLTFRELDQDSDRIARGLRRLGVTPGTRLALLVKPGIDFVWLVFALLKAGAVTILIDPGMGRGNLIGCLEAVAPEGFVAISPVQAVRILFRRRFRRARFNVTVGRRWFWGGATLAQLRATEWSGPELAPTKADDPAAIIFTTGSTGPPKGVLYRHGNFDRQVEEIRDFYDIQPGEVDLACFPLFGLFNCAMGVTTVVPDMDASRPATADPAKLVAAITDCGVSQSFASPAVWNRVGPYCATHGLTLPTLRRVMSAGAPVPPYVLERMKSCIAADGEMHTPYGATEALPVASISASEVLSETAERTRQGAGTCVGRRFPGIEWKVIETVDGPISTLAEAKELPTGRIGELIVRGPVVTQEYVTRTEWNALAKIIDGETFWHRMGDVGYLDDRDRFWYCGRLSHRVLTAGGPMYTEPCEAIFNHHPAVYRSALVGLGTKGQQQPVIVVEPLVERLPLTLSDRHALLAEMREVAKSNPLTAAIDEVLIHPSFPVDIRHNAKIFREKLAVWAKKELS; from the coding sequence ATGAGCGACGTCGTCAACGTGGCCGCCCGACTCGCCCGCCAGGCACAGGCCAGGCCCGACGCCACGGCGGTCATCGAAGCGGCTGGTTGCGATCGGTCCGGCAAACGACGATACCATCGTCTGACGTTTCGCGAGCTCGACCAAGACAGCGATCGCATTGCCCGTGGACTGCGTCGGCTCGGCGTGACGCCGGGCACGCGACTGGCGTTGCTGGTCAAGCCGGGCATCGACTTTGTCTGGTTGGTCTTCGCACTGCTCAAAGCCGGCGCCGTTACTATTTTGATCGATCCGGGCATGGGCCGCGGCAATCTCATCGGCTGCCTGGAAGCGGTCGCTCCCGAAGGATTCGTCGCCATCTCGCCTGTGCAGGCGGTGCGAATACTGTTTCGGCGGCGTTTCCGCCGCGCTCGTTTTAATGTAACCGTGGGACGGCGCTGGTTTTGGGGCGGAGCGACGCTCGCTCAGCTTCGCGCGACGGAATGGAGCGGCCCGGAACTGGCGCCGACCAAGGCCGACGATCCGGCGGCAATCATCTTCACTACCGGCAGCACCGGCCCGCCCAAGGGCGTGCTTTATCGTCATGGGAACTTCGACCGCCAGGTCGAGGAGATTCGCGACTTTTACGACATTCAGCCCGGCGAAGTCGATCTGGCCTGCTTCCCGCTGTTCGGGCTGTTCAACTGCGCGATGGGGGTGACGACGGTCGTGCCCGACATGGACGCTTCACGCCCGGCGACGGCCGACCCGGCGAAGCTCGTGGCCGCCATCACGGATTGCGGAGTCAGCCAATCGTTCGCCTCGCCCGCCGTCTGGAACCGCGTTGGTCCCTATTGTGCCACGCACGGCCTGACGCTGCCGACGCTGCGGCGGGTGATGTCGGCTGGCGCTCCGGTGCCGCCCTACGTGCTGGAGCGAATGAAGTCGTGCATCGCCGCGGATGGCGAAATGCACACGCCTTATGGAGCGACGGAGGCGTTGCCCGTGGCGTCGATCTCGGCCAGTGAAGTGCTGTCGGAGACGGCCGAGCGGACGCGCCAAGGCGCTGGCACGTGCGTGGGTCGGCGTTTTCCGGGCATCGAATGGAAGGTGATCGAAACTGTGGACGGGCCGATTTCGACACTGGCCGAGGCGAAAGAACTGCCGACCGGCCGGATTGGCGAGCTGATCGTTCGTGGGCCGGTGGTCACGCAAGAGTATGTGACGCGCACCGAGTGGAACGCCTTGGCGAAGATCATCGACGGCGAAACGTTCTGGCACCGCATGGGCGACGTCGGCTATTTGGACGATCGCGACCGCTTCTGGTATTGCGGCCGGCTGTCGCACCGCGTGTTGACGGCCGGAGGGCCGATGTACACCGAGCCGTGCGAGGCGATCTTCAATCATCATCCGGCTGTCTATCGTTCGGCGCTCGTGGGACTGGGCACGAAAGGGCAGCAGCAGCCGGTGATCGTCGTCGAGCCGCTGGTCGAGCGGCTGCCGTTGACACTTTCCGACCGCCATGCATTGCTCGCTGAAATGCGTGAAGTGGCCAAGTCGAACCCGCTCACCGCGGCGATCGACGAGGTGCTGATTCATCCCTCGTTTCCGGTCGATATTCGGCACAACGCCAAGATCTTCCGCGAGAAGCTGGCCGTTTGGGCCAAGAAGGAACTTTCGTAA
- a CDS encoding site-2 protease family protein yields the protein MFLLEPPRTQYDVNFALAGVPVRVHPLFWLVTLLLGMSHDAKPVEVLLWVAAVFVSILVHEFGHAVMIRYYGWRPRIILHSLGGLAAYEPTYHRTWPQVAISFAGPAAGFLLAALVALAIRLAGHEVQLDWKDPFPLPIRFEFFHATNLNRFIIDLFFVNILWGCINLLPIYPLDGGQISQEVLNHYNPANGTRQSLMLSIFTAVGMGVVMLAKLEDYWLALLFGLFAYTNYQALQQYDDRFGGRGW from the coding sequence GTGTTCTTACTCGAACCACCACGCACGCAATACGATGTCAACTTCGCGCTGGCCGGCGTGCCGGTGCGCGTGCATCCGCTGTTTTGGCTGGTCACGTTGCTCTTGGGTATGTCGCACGACGCCAAGCCGGTCGAGGTGCTGCTGTGGGTGGCGGCCGTCTTCGTTTCGATCCTCGTCCATGAGTTCGGACACGCGGTCATGATCCGCTATTATGGCTGGCGGCCGCGGATTATTCTTCATTCGCTCGGTGGGCTGGCAGCCTACGAGCCAACCTACCACCGCACCTGGCCGCAGGTCGCCATCTCGTTCGCCGGTCCCGCGGCCGGCTTCTTGTTGGCCGCGCTAGTGGCGTTGGCCATTCGCCTGGCGGGGCACGAAGTGCAACTCGATTGGAAAGATCCGTTTCCCCTGCCCATACGGTTTGAATTCTTCCATGCGACGAATCTCAACCGGTTCATCATCGACCTGTTCTTCGTAAACATCCTCTGGGGCTGCATCAACCTGCTGCCGATCTATCCGCTCGACGGCGGGCAAATCTCGCAAGAGGTGTTGAATCACTACAACCCAGCCAACGGAACGCGGCAATCGTTGATGCTGTCGATTTTCACCGCCGTGGGCATGGGCGTGGTGATGCTGGCCAAGCTCGAAGATTATTGGCTGGCGCTCCTCTTCGGATTGTTCGCCTACACGAACTATCAGGCGCTGCAGCAATATGACGACCGGTTCGGCGGACGCGGCTGGTAA